In the genome of Ptychodera flava strain L36383 chromosome 13, AS_Pfla_20210202, whole genome shotgun sequence, one region contains:
- the LOC139147424 gene encoding GLIPR1-like protein 1 — MTSGIHSRILLLLAVNTLSLISADNEPSVEKSNKSFFNVGSQENGEPSSHQRRVKRSTDFTSNEISTMLARHNYHRTNVNPTAADMKYMSWDDDLAAMAQEWSEECTWAHGNPPNISPFTSVGQNLWLGGPYSASDSIDVEGVVNSWNGEVSDYDYDSNTCSNVCGHYTQVVWASSYAVGCGIAHCPTVTSSSFVDAFLVTCNYGPAGNYPRQPYTSGTPCSQCDVELDSCRENQCYSGTWVGRATSTAVLFAVLLSAAFCIS, encoded by the exons ATGACCTCAGGTATACATTCGCGGATTTTGCTGCTTTTGGCTGTGAACACTCTGTCGCTGATCTCTGCAGATAACGAACCAAGCGTTGAGAAGTCAAACAAGTCGTTTTTCAATGTAGGAAGCCAAGAAAACGGCGAGCCATCAAGTCATCAGCGTCGCGTCAAACGTTCCACCGACTTCACTTCGAATGAGATCAGCACCATGTTAGCACGGCACAACTATCACAGAACAAACGTCAACCCCACAGCAGCCGATATGAAGTACATG TCTTGGGACGATGATCTGGCAGCTATGGCTCAGGAATGGTCCGAAGAGTGTACGTGGGCACATGGTAACCCGCCAAACATCTCACCATTTACCAGCGTTGGTCAGAATCTTTGGCTCGGCGGGCCCTACTCTGCTTCGGACTCGATCGACGTTGAGGGCGTGGTAAATAGTTGGAATGGCGAAGTGAGTGATTATGATTACGACTCAAACACCTGTTCCAACGTATGCGGTCATTACACCCAG GTGGTGTGGGCTTCGTCGTATGCTGTTGGTTGTGGCATCGCTCACTGCCCGactgtgacgtcatcgagcTTCGTGGACGCCTTTCTGGTCACCTGCAATTACGGACCCGC AGGCAATTATCCGAGACAGCCTTACACAAGTGGAACTCCATGCTCGCAGTGCGATGTTGAATTAGATAGTTGCCGAGAAAACCAATGCT ATTCCGGTACCTGGGTGGGTAGAGCGACATCTACGGCAGTTCTATTTGCAGTTCTGCTCTCTGCGGCGTTCTGTATTTCCTGA
- the LOC139147426 gene encoding uncharacterized protein isoform X1, with the protein MLIRHYLATQNENEMASTEQGMHSIFSKEDVVEAILQNIDEETRTEKSVERYLKCAVGLEDGGLTLDEKEAQEQAERFMDWARGKSLVKVVQGDVPEGIIPSGKAVLLDVKVAAKGAPDDKIYERNKDIRAKVARGNSFLHITSGPHSSLSCIIYALKKFSGGLGDEDDNGRGDNVTWQKYFTKPLDEATHFVATRKANGEAAHFSARHIGSRVVLCGGSKNVHLLFRSNDDIWKHTDSRYKVAKEVCLAIWNSLEEMDEDCRKRLLSFLCHSHFTAVFEILQPNYQHVEDLSHLKQAELKFITWTSSVLEADSKSQLCAVSPHVSMQIAQAVGLSTVKYDVLPIIQLEERMKAVRQGYQYEGEVFYFLDADEAVIGLLKKKTIWYIIVRAIREKVRGACNSYAKSANFSESSSKSKINRRISEIQQWLGLDNQSTRAWQTLGCEFLLWTIKEMKRARETRQLIADFFPVMWKRFLEKEGKSDCISSVWTEPEGSDD; encoded by the exons ATGCTCATTCGGCACTACCTGGCGACTCAAAATGAAAACGAAATGGCTTCCACAGAGCAAG GTATGCACTCAATATTTTCCAAGGAAGATGTCGTGGAAGCAATCTTGCAGAATATAGATGAAGAAACACGGACAGAGAAGAGTGTTGAACGCTATCTGAAATGTGCCGTAGGTCTGGAAGACGGTGGGTTGACACTGGATGAGAAAGAAGCACAGGAACAAGCTGAAAG GTTTATGGATTGGGCCCGTGGGAAGAGCCTTGTCAAAGTGGTGCAAGGAGATGTACCGGAAGGCATCATTCCCAGCGGGAAAGCTGTATTACTTGATGTTAAAGTAGCTGCCAAGGGTGCTCCTGATGATAAAATTTATGagagaaacaaagacatcagaGCTAAG GTTGCAAGGGGCAATTCCTTCCTTCATATAACAAGTGGTCCACACTCATCTCTGTCCTGCATCATCTATGCTCTGAAGAAATTCTCTGGAGGGCTTGGAGATGAAGATGACAATGGCAGAGGTGACAATGTCACCTGGCAGAAGTATTTCACAAAG CCCTTGGATGAAGCCACTCACTTTGTTGCTACCAGAAAGGCCAACGGTGAGGCTGCCCACTTCAGTGCCAGACACATTGGAAGTAGAGTAGTGCTCTGTGGAGGTTCCAAAAATGTTCACTTACTATTTAGATCAAATG ATGATATTTGGAAACATACGGACAGCAGATACAAAGTTGCCAAAGAAGTCTGCTTAGCAATTTGGAATTCACTGGAAGAAATGGATGAGGACTGCAGAAAAAG ATTACTGAGTTTTCTGTGTCACAGTCACTTCACAGCAGTCTTTGAAATCCTACAGCCTAATTATCAACATGTAGAGGACCTCTCACATCTCAAGCA GGCTGAGCTGAAGTTCATAACGTGGACAAGTTCAGTGTTAGAGGCAGATTCTAAATCACAGCTGTGTGCAGTGAGTCCACATGTCTCAATGCAA atcGCTCAAGCCGTAGGATTATCTACAGTGAAGTATGATGTTCTGCCAATAATTCAACTAGAGGAAAGAATGAAGGCAGTCAGACAAGGCTACCAGTATGAGGGAGAAGTTTTCTATTTCCTGGATGCAGATGAAGCAGTAATTGGTCTTCTTAAAAAGAAAACCATTTG GTACATCATTGTCAGAGCCATACGAGAGAAGGTGAGGGGGGCCTGCAATTCATACGCAAAGAGCGCCAATTTCAGTGAGTCCTCATCCAAGAGCAAAATCAACAGGCGTATCAGCGAGATACAACAGTGGCTAGGATTGGACAATCAATCTACTAGAGCGTGGCAG ACTTTAGGATGTGAGTTCCTGCTCTGGACTATCAAGGAAATGAAGAGAGCTAGGGAGACAAGACAACTGATTGCTGATTTTTTTCCTGTCATGTG GAAGAGGTTTCTTGAGAAGGAGGGAAAGAGTGATTGCATTTCATCAGTCTGGACAGAACCTGAAGGATCTGATGACTGA
- the LOC139147426 gene encoding uncharacterized protein isoform X2, giving the protein MASKLRVGMHSIFSKEDVVEAILQNIDEETRTEKSVERYLKCAVGLEDGGLTLDEKEAQEQAERFMDWARGKSLVKVVQGDVPEGIIPSGKAVLLDVKVAAKGAPDDKIYERNKDIRAKVARGNSFLHITSGPHSSLSCIIYALKKFSGGLGDEDDNGRGDNVTWQKYFTKPLDEATHFVATRKANGEAAHFSARHIGSRVVLCGGSKNVHLLFRSNDDIWKHTDSRYKVAKEVCLAIWNSLEEMDEDCRKRLLSFLCHSHFTAVFEILQPNYQHVEDLSHLKQAELKFITWTSSVLEADSKSQLCAVSPHVSMQIAQAVGLSTVKYDVLPIIQLEERMKAVRQGYQYEGEVFYFLDADEAVIGLLKKKTIWYIIVRAIREKVRGACNSYAKSANFSESSSKSKINRRISEIQQWLGLDNQSTRAWQTLGCEFLLWTIKEMKRARETRQLIADFFPVMWKRFLEKEGKSDCISSVWTEPEGSDD; this is encoded by the exons ATGGCATCCAAACTTCGAGTAGGTATGCACTCAATATTTTCCAAGGAAGATGTCGTGGAAGCAATCTTGCAGAATATAGATGAAGAAACACGGACAGAGAAGAGTGTTGAACGCTATCTGAAATGTGCCGTAGGTCTGGAAGACGGTGGGTTGACACTGGATGAGAAAGAAGCACAGGAACAAGCTGAAAG GTTTATGGATTGGGCCCGTGGGAAGAGCCTTGTCAAAGTGGTGCAAGGAGATGTACCGGAAGGCATCATTCCCAGCGGGAAAGCTGTATTACTTGATGTTAAAGTAGCTGCCAAGGGTGCTCCTGATGATAAAATTTATGagagaaacaaagacatcagaGCTAAG GTTGCAAGGGGCAATTCCTTCCTTCATATAACAAGTGGTCCACACTCATCTCTGTCCTGCATCATCTATGCTCTGAAGAAATTCTCTGGAGGGCTTGGAGATGAAGATGACAATGGCAGAGGTGACAATGTCACCTGGCAGAAGTATTTCACAAAG CCCTTGGATGAAGCCACTCACTTTGTTGCTACCAGAAAGGCCAACGGTGAGGCTGCCCACTTCAGTGCCAGACACATTGGAAGTAGAGTAGTGCTCTGTGGAGGTTCCAAAAATGTTCACTTACTATTTAGATCAAATG ATGATATTTGGAAACATACGGACAGCAGATACAAAGTTGCCAAAGAAGTCTGCTTAGCAATTTGGAATTCACTGGAAGAAATGGATGAGGACTGCAGAAAAAG ATTACTGAGTTTTCTGTGTCACAGTCACTTCACAGCAGTCTTTGAAATCCTACAGCCTAATTATCAACATGTAGAGGACCTCTCACATCTCAAGCA GGCTGAGCTGAAGTTCATAACGTGGACAAGTTCAGTGTTAGAGGCAGATTCTAAATCACAGCTGTGTGCAGTGAGTCCACATGTCTCAATGCAA atcGCTCAAGCCGTAGGATTATCTACAGTGAAGTATGATGTTCTGCCAATAATTCAACTAGAGGAAAGAATGAAGGCAGTCAGACAAGGCTACCAGTATGAGGGAGAAGTTTTCTATTTCCTGGATGCAGATGAAGCAGTAATTGGTCTTCTTAAAAAGAAAACCATTTG GTACATCATTGTCAGAGCCATACGAGAGAAGGTGAGGGGGGCCTGCAATTCATACGCAAAGAGCGCCAATTTCAGTGAGTCCTCATCCAAGAGCAAAATCAACAGGCGTATCAGCGAGATACAACAGTGGCTAGGATTGGACAATCAATCTACTAGAGCGTGGCAG ACTTTAGGATGTGAGTTCCTGCTCTGGACTATCAAGGAAATGAAGAGAGCTAGGGAGACAAGACAACTGATTGCTGATTTTTTTCCTGTCATGTG GAAGAGGTTTCTTGAGAAGGAGGGAAAGAGTGATTGCATTTCATCAGTCTGGACAGAACCTGAAGGATCTGATGACTGA